From Lepisosteus oculatus isolate fLepOcu1 chromosome 8, fLepOcu1.hap2, whole genome shotgun sequence, one genomic window encodes:
- the LOC102695923 gene encoding kelch-like protein 28 isoform X1 gives MDQQPQSYMLASLTRPHSEQLLQGLQLLRQHRELCDVVLRVGDAKIHAHKVVLASISPYFKAMFTGNLSEKENSEVEFQCIDEAALQAIVEYAYTGTVFISQDTVESLLPAANLLQVKLVLKECCAFLESQLDAGNCIGISRFAETYGCHDLYLAATKFICQNFEEVCQTEEFFELTRAELDEIVSNDCLNVVTEETVFYALESWIKYDVTERQQYLAQLLHCVRLPLLSVKFLTRLYEANHLIRDDHACKHLLNEALKYHFMPEHRLSYQTVLSTRPRCAPKVLCAVGGKAGLFATLESMEMYFPQTDSWIGLASLSVPRYEFGIAVLDQKVFVVGGIATHMRQGISYRRHESTVECWDPETNMWSPVERMAECRSTLGVVVLAGELYALGGYDGQYYLQSVEKYIPKVREWQPVAPMMKSRSCFATAVLDGMIYAIGGYGPAHMNRPPESTREQGYCDRGQIVERYDPSKDSWEMVAPMADKRINFGVGVMLGFIFVVGGHNGVSHLSSIERYDPHQNQWTACRPMNEPRTGVGAAIVDNYLYVVGGHSGSSYLNTVQRYDPITDNWLDSSGMKYCRCNFGLTAL, from the exons ATGGACCAGCAACCCCAGTCCTACATGCTTGCCAGTCTGACGCGGCCGCACTCCGAGCAGCTCCTGCAGGGCCTGCAGCTCCTCCGGCAGCATCGCGAGCTCTGCGACGTGGTCCTGCGGGTCGGCGATGCCAAGATTCACGCCCACAAAGTGGTGCTTGCAAGCATCAGCCCCTACTTCAAGGCCATGTTCACGGGCAACCTTTCAGAGAAGGAGAACTCGGAGGTGGAGTTCCAGTGCATCGACGAGGCCGCGCTGCAG GCCATTGTAGAGTATGCGTACACTGGCACAGTGTTCATCTCGCAGGACACAGTGGAGTCCCTGCTGCCGGCTGCCAACCTGCTGCAGGTGAAACTGGTGCTGAAGGAGTGCTGTGCCTTCCTGGAGAGCCAGCTGGATGCCGGCAACTGCATAGGCATCTCCCGCTTCGCCGAGACCTACGGCTGCCACGACCTCTACCTGGCTGCCACCAAGTTCATCTGCCAGAACTTCGAGGAGGTGTGCCAAACGGAGGAGTTCTTCGAGCTGACACGGGCCGAGCTGGACGAGATCGTGTCCAACGACTGCCTGAACGTGGTGACGGAGGAGACGGTGTTCTATGCGCTGGAGTCCTGGATCAAATACGACGTGACGGAGAGGCAGCAGTACCTGGCCCAGCTGCTGCACTGCGTGCGCCTGCCCCTGCTCAGCGTCAAGTTCCTCACCCGCCTGTACGAGGCCAACCACCTCATCCGCGACGACCACGCCTGCAAGCACCTGCTCAACGAGGCGCTCAAGTACCACTTCATGCCCGAGCACCGGCTGTCCTACCAGACCGTGCTGTCCACGCGGCCCCGCTGCGCCCCCAAGGTGCTCTGCGCCGTGGGCGGGAAGGCCGGGCTCTTCGCCACACTCGAGAG CATGGAGATGTATTTCCCCCAGACGGACTCCTGGATCGGCCTGGCGTCCCTCAGCGTGCCCCGCTACGAATTCGGCATTGCGGTGCTGGACCAGAAGGTGTTCGTGGTGGGCGGGATCGCCACTCACATGCGGCAGGGCATCAGCTACCGGCGGCACGAGAGCACCGTGGAGTGCTGGGACCCCGAGACCAACATGTGGTCGCCGGTGGAGCGTATGGCGGAGTGCCGGAGCACGCTGGGAGTCGTGGTCCTGGCGGGGGAGCTGTACGCGCTGGGGGGGTACGACGGGCAGTACTACCTGCAGTCGGTGGAGAAGTACATCCCCAAGGTGAGGGAGTGGCAGCCCGTGGCGCCCATGATGAAGTCGCGCAGCTGCTTTGCCACCGCCGTGTTGGACGGCATGATCTACGCCATCGGGGGCTACGGCCCGGCGCACATGAACAG GCCCCCAGAATCAACTAGAGAGCAAGGGTACTGCGACAGGGGACAGAT TGTGGAGCGGTATGACCCCAGCAAGGACTCATGGGAAATGGTGGCCCCAATGGCAGACAAGAGAATAAACTTTGGGGTGGGCGTCATGCTGGGTTTCATCTTTGTGGTGGGCGGACACAACGGCGTCTCTCATCTGTCTAGCATAGAGAGGTATGACCCTCACCAGAACCAGTGGACAGCATGCCGGCCAATGAACGAGCCCAGAACAG GAGTGGGTGCAGCTATTGTGGACAACTACCTCTATGTGGTTGGAGGTCACTCGGGATCGTCATACCTGAACACAGTCCAGAGGTACGACCCCATCACAGACAACTGGTTGGACTCCAGTGGCATGAAGTACTGTCGCTGTAACTTTGGTCTGACTGCCCTTTGA
- the LOC102695923 gene encoding kelch-like protein 28 isoform X2 — MDQQPQSYMLASLTRPHSEQLLQGLQLLRQHRELCDVVLRVGDAKIHAHKVVLASISPYFKAMFTGNLSEKENSEVEFQCIDEAALQAIVEYAYTGTVFISQDTVESLLPAANLLQVKLVLKECCAFLESQLDAGNCIGISRFAETYGCHDLYLAATKFICQNFEEVCQTEEFFELTRAELDEIVSNDCLNVVTEETVFYALESWIKYDVTERQQYLAQLLHCVRLPLLSVKFLTRLYEANHLIRDDHACKHLLNEALKYHFMPEHRLSYQTVLSTRPRCAPKVLCAVGGKAGLFATLESMEMYFPQTDSWIGLASLSVPRYEFGIAVLDQKVFVVGGIATHMRQGISYRRHESTVECWDPETNMWSPVERMAECRSTLGVVVLAGELYALGGYDGQYYLQSVEKYIPKVREWQPVAPMMKSRSCFATAVLDGMIYAIGGYGPAHMNSVERYDPSKDSWEMVAPMADKRINFGVGVMLGFIFVVGGHNGVSHLSSIERYDPHQNQWTACRPMNEPRTGVGAAIVDNYLYVVGGHSGSSYLNTVQRYDPITDNWLDSSGMKYCRCNFGLTAL; from the exons ATGGACCAGCAACCCCAGTCCTACATGCTTGCCAGTCTGACGCGGCCGCACTCCGAGCAGCTCCTGCAGGGCCTGCAGCTCCTCCGGCAGCATCGCGAGCTCTGCGACGTGGTCCTGCGGGTCGGCGATGCCAAGATTCACGCCCACAAAGTGGTGCTTGCAAGCATCAGCCCCTACTTCAAGGCCATGTTCACGGGCAACCTTTCAGAGAAGGAGAACTCGGAGGTGGAGTTCCAGTGCATCGACGAGGCCGCGCTGCAG GCCATTGTAGAGTATGCGTACACTGGCACAGTGTTCATCTCGCAGGACACAGTGGAGTCCCTGCTGCCGGCTGCCAACCTGCTGCAGGTGAAACTGGTGCTGAAGGAGTGCTGTGCCTTCCTGGAGAGCCAGCTGGATGCCGGCAACTGCATAGGCATCTCCCGCTTCGCCGAGACCTACGGCTGCCACGACCTCTACCTGGCTGCCACCAAGTTCATCTGCCAGAACTTCGAGGAGGTGTGCCAAACGGAGGAGTTCTTCGAGCTGACACGGGCCGAGCTGGACGAGATCGTGTCCAACGACTGCCTGAACGTGGTGACGGAGGAGACGGTGTTCTATGCGCTGGAGTCCTGGATCAAATACGACGTGACGGAGAGGCAGCAGTACCTGGCCCAGCTGCTGCACTGCGTGCGCCTGCCCCTGCTCAGCGTCAAGTTCCTCACCCGCCTGTACGAGGCCAACCACCTCATCCGCGACGACCACGCCTGCAAGCACCTGCTCAACGAGGCGCTCAAGTACCACTTCATGCCCGAGCACCGGCTGTCCTACCAGACCGTGCTGTCCACGCGGCCCCGCTGCGCCCCCAAGGTGCTCTGCGCCGTGGGCGGGAAGGCCGGGCTCTTCGCCACACTCGAGAG CATGGAGATGTATTTCCCCCAGACGGACTCCTGGATCGGCCTGGCGTCCCTCAGCGTGCCCCGCTACGAATTCGGCATTGCGGTGCTGGACCAGAAGGTGTTCGTGGTGGGCGGGATCGCCACTCACATGCGGCAGGGCATCAGCTACCGGCGGCACGAGAGCACCGTGGAGTGCTGGGACCCCGAGACCAACATGTGGTCGCCGGTGGAGCGTATGGCGGAGTGCCGGAGCACGCTGGGAGTCGTGGTCCTGGCGGGGGAGCTGTACGCGCTGGGGGGGTACGACGGGCAGTACTACCTGCAGTCGGTGGAGAAGTACATCCCCAAGGTGAGGGAGTGGCAGCCCGTGGCGCCCATGATGAAGTCGCGCAGCTGCTTTGCCACCGCCGTGTTGGACGGCATGATCTACGCCATCGGGGGCTACGGCCCGGCGCACATGAACAG TGTGGAGCGGTATGACCCCAGCAAGGACTCATGGGAAATGGTGGCCCCAATGGCAGACAAGAGAATAAACTTTGGGGTGGGCGTCATGCTGGGTTTCATCTTTGTGGTGGGCGGACACAACGGCGTCTCTCATCTGTCTAGCATAGAGAGGTATGACCCTCACCAGAACCAGTGGACAGCATGCCGGCCAATGAACGAGCCCAGAACAG GAGTGGGTGCAGCTATTGTGGACAACTACCTCTATGTGGTTGGAGGTCACTCGGGATCGTCATACCTGAACACAGTCCAGAGGTACGACCCCATCACAGACAACTGGTTGGACTCCAGTGGCATGAAGTACTGTCGCTGTAACTTTGGTCTGACTGCCCTTTGA